A single window of Kitasatospora sp. HUAS MG31 DNA harbors:
- a CDS encoding SRPBCC family protein: MERFVIPDSRRVAVIEVEADVARSLEDVFDYCSDPMNEPQWNVRMKGVEKVTDGPFGVGARYRMEFVSGPPVMSECVRLEHPGIGEMFGGSKLMRSGWRGRVLGGPAGAHLVLRMEIKLRGLLALATPLLCRRMRPELERDIATIKATLEGGAGRPSERSPQSGG, encoded by the coding sequence ATGGAGAGGTTCGTTATCCCTGACTCCAGACGCGTCGCGGTGATTGAGGTGGAGGCCGACGTCGCGAGGTCACTCGAGGATGTCTTCGATTACTGCAGTGACCCGATGAACGAGCCCCAGTGGAATGTCAGGATGAAGGGCGTCGAGAAGGTCACGGATGGACCGTTCGGCGTCGGAGCTCGGTATCGGATGGAGTTCGTCTCCGGTCCTCCCGTGATGAGCGAGTGCGTGCGCCTCGAGCACCCGGGCATCGGGGAGATGTTCGGCGGGTCGAAATTGATGCGGTCGGGTTGGCGAGGGCGTGTGCTAGGGGGTCCTGCCGGTGCCCACCTCGTTCTCAGGATGGAGATCAAGCTCCGCGGGCTGCTCGCGCTCGCGACGCCGCTGCTATGCCGCCGCATGCGCCCAGAACTCGAACGCGACATCGCCACCATCAAGGCGACACTGGAAGGAGGAGCTGGCAGGCCTTCCGAACGTTCCCCTCAGAGCGGAGGCTGA